AATACGATTCCATAACAGATTCAAAAAAACAATAGTCATTGTTCTTTGCATAATAACCATCGTTGCTTGTGAAAAACGAAGAGATCCCCAATCTATAAAAAAAGAAAACGAAGAAATACACCAAAAAAAAGTATATAAAATCCAACCATTTCAAATAACACAGACAGCAGAAAAAATAGCAAAAGAAATAACAGAGACATACCAACAAGAACTGATGGACACCATCTCTTTCGCACTTCGCAACCTCACTCCCGAAGCAAAACAACTCTGTAATATACACTCTCTCCAAAAGACAAAACAGAAAGCACAGCAGATAAACGCCTCTCTCAAAAGAATATACCACACAAACC
Above is a window of Chitinophagaceae bacterium DNA encoding:
- a CDS encoding DUF3365 domain-containing protein, whose protein sequence is MNKVIRFHNRFKKTIVIVLCIITIVACEKRRDPQSIKKENEEIHQKKVYKIQPFQITQTAEKIAKEITETYQQELMDTISFALRNLTPEAKQLCNIHSLQKTKQKAQQINASLKRIYHTNQSPTQNQNEKNITKAFLYSLQNNPKTESSLVFSQNNDTIYYLYPIKRETNTCIQCHRPHNNIQNTNSPTLSQNQTQNTKKPIGILIISFPKKEIIKQLIKDLY